Sequence from the Miscanthus floridulus cultivar M001 chromosome 16, ASM1932011v1, whole genome shotgun sequence genome:
ttttgtcagtggacTTTGCATCATCTCTCACTCGTTCTTTGATCGTATGCTGACCTTGTGAGTGTTTTGTCTTTAGCCGGAAGCGTTAGGCGGAAGCGCCCGCCCTGGCgccacttaaggcgctcaaggtgagcaccagctccaccgcccgatGGGTGGTGGACGCATAGGCCGCCATGCAGCGTGGCGCAGCGTCGgccagggccgacccgaaggagctagTCGCtcaaggagaggctaccgaggcggccatgaagcgggcgggggaggaggcgcctacgccCCGCAAGGCCAGGGCCCTCGAGTCAGGTGAAGCCGAGGCGCCTTcaatcgctgaggccaccgagggtgaggccgaggcccctaggacctccgaggcTGAGGTGGCGGAGGCTAGGGCTTCCAGGGCTTCCGAAGCCAAGGTGGCGGACGCCGAGgctcccaggaccaccgaggccgaggtggtggaggctggagctcccgggaccaccgaggccgaggtggcggaggctggCTTGGGCGCGGCGGAGCGGGCGGCCCAGGATGTGGAGACGGAGGTGGGGCAAGCTTTGGTACCGCCCCCGGTCCAAGACCCACCGCCGTTGCAGGAGATCGCtcgggaggtggaggttcattcaatctcctccgatgatacttcccgggggaaggaggtggcggacaccgaggcggccagcaccgtggagcagccagctctgacttctggcaaggggagctcggcccttgtctgggtacgacccgagccccacgggtgggatagcccgtgtgtcttgtggcggagctgggacgaccctgagggggagcctctattcgccctcgaggacgcggaCGAGGAGGGGCACTGGGGCTGCCTCGAGCAATTCCACtggctggcggagcggtcgctgcggatAGCGCTGTCCATCGTGGCTGACAACTTGCCCGGCGTTGCCTAGGTACGCACTTTCTTTTCTTGTGCTGTGTCGTCTTTTTCC
This genomic interval carries:
- the LOC136511088 gene encoding uncharacterized protein, producing MQRGAASARADPKELVAQGEATEAAMKRAGEEAPTPRKARALESGEAEAPSIAEATEGEAEAPRTSEAEVAEARASRASEAKVADAEAPRTTEAEVVEAGAPGTTEAEVAEAGLGAAERAAQDVETEVGQALVPPPVQDPPPLQEIAREVEELEARSLEKSMFLRWERDV